The region CACACCTACCGGCGCGGCATGAGCCTGCTCGCCCAGTGGGGCTACCCGGAACCCGGTGACCTGGGCCCCCGTGAGCAGCCGTCGCTGCTCGGCAAGGCCGTCGAACTCCTCGACCGGCAACGGGTCTCCAGCGGCAGCCTCGCCACCCAGACGGGGCTACCCCCGGCACTCGCCCACGCGGTCATCGACGCCGGCACCGAAAGCGTCCCCACCCTGCGGCTGGAGTCCGACGTCCCGAATCCGTGACCCACGGCCCGCGACCGACGCCGGCGGGTTTTCGCAACTCGCGTTGACGCCCGTACGGACGTTGGCGGCTGAGATTACCGCTGGTCGGGGCGCCGAACCCTCTTCCGCTGTGCGGAGTGGACGAGCCTCGATCGACCGGCCGGATTTTGGCCTGCGGCAGGAGTCTCGGCGCTGTTGACGCACGTCAATTCGGCAATTCAGGAGATGCGGCCCCGGGTGGAGTCGAGAACGATGTCCCTGTTGACCTTCGTCGGGCTCCGGGGTGCCCGGCGATGATTCGTTTCGGGGAGGGAGACGTAAGACGTACCCCTGCTGTTGTCGCCGCGTCGGTTTCCGAGGATGCGCCCGCGACCGCCTATGGCCGCCCTGAGGAAAGGTTACCTGACATGACCCCGTCCAGTACGGAGTCCCACAGCCGGGCGTCAGCCACGGCGAGCAAGCTTCCGTCGTTGACGGGGCTTCGTTTCGTCGCGGCGTTGCTCGTCTTTCTCTACCATACGTCACAGTTCGTTACGCCGGTCCCGCCGAACCTCCCGGCAACCCCGTTCGCCGATCCGGATTGGCAGGCGGGATACGCGAAAGTGCTGGCCGGCGGCGGTTTCGTCGGGGTGTCGTTCTTTTTCATACTGAGCGGCTTCGTGCTCACCTGGTCGACCCGGCCCGGCGACAGTGGTTGGTCCTTCCTTCGTCGCCGACTCCTCAAGATCTACCCGACGCACATCGTGACCTGGGCCATCGCCATGATCCTGTTCGCGGCGGCGTTCACTCCCGTGTCGACGTGGCTGCCCAACCTGCTGCTGCTGCACCCGTTCTTCCCGGATGCGCTGATGTCGATCAGCGTCAATCCACCGAGCTGGTCGCTCGGCTGCGAACTGCTCTTCTACCTCCTGTTCCCGCTGCTGATCCACCCGATCCGGCGGATCGCCGACAGCCGGCTGTGGGCTTGGGCGGGAGCGACGGTGCTGGGCGGGTTCGCGGTCGTACTCACCACGCTGTACGTCATCCCGGACACCCCGAAGGGCCCCTTCATCCCCGAACTCTCCATGCAGCAGTTCTGGTTCGGCTACTTCTTCCCGCCGGCCCGAGTGTTCGAATTCGTACTGGGCATGCTGTTGGCCCGGATCGTCATAGCCGGGCTGTGGCCGCGTATCGGCGTCCTGTCGGCGACCGGGATGGCGACCGGCGGGTACTCGCTGTCGTTGTCCCTGCCGACCGCGTACGCCTTCAGCTTTGCCACCATGGTGCCGCTCGGCATCCTGATCTGTGCCGCCGCGGTGGCCGACCGGGAGGGCAGGCGAACCCTGTTAGCGAGCCGGCCGATGCAGTGGCTCGGTGACGTGTCGTTCGGCTTCTACATGGCCCAGGGCATCGTGCTCTACCACGGACGCGCGCTGTTCGGGGACAACCAGCAGTACGGCACCGGGGTCGCGATAGCCGTCATCCTCGCGTTCCTCGTGGCCAACGTGATCGCCGGCTGGTTGCTGTTCGTCACCGTCGAACGGCCGGTGATGCGGCGCTGGGGTCGGCGCAAGAGCCCGCCGCCGGCAGCCGTCCCGCCGCCGGCACCGACGCCGGCGACCGGATCCGAGGTCGGTAGTCCGGCCCTGCGCGACTAGCGGGTGCCCGCGCGCCGGGCCAGCCCGACAGCGCGCGAGTCCCCGGGCAGGACAGCCACCGCCCCCGGTTCGACGACCCGGTCCGAACAGGATCGGATCGATCCGAACCGGGGGCGGTCCCGTGTCCCCGTCACACCGGGTCGGGACGACGAAGGTGTGACAACACGTTGATGGTCCCGGACCTGAAACTCGGTCCGGGACCATCAACAACAGTCACGCCGTCGTGCGGCGGAACTTCGGGTACGACCTCAGCCGAGCCCACGGTGTCGCGCGGTCAGCCGCTCAAGCTGCGGCACGAGCTCGTTCGCCGTCGGTGTGCCCAGCCGCTCGTCCCGGATCTTGACCGCGTTCTCCTTGTACGACGGGTTGTTGAGCACCCGTACCAGTTCTTCGCGGAGCATGTCCACCGTCAGGAAGTCGGAGTCGGCCACGTAGACGCCGGCACCGCGCCGTTCCAACCCGTTGCCCTCGGCAACCGGCCCCCACCACTTCTCGGTCCAGTACGCGCTGGGCACGATCAGCTGTGGCACCGCGTTCTCCATCGCCGCGGCGAAGGTCTGCGTGCCACCGTGGTGCACGATCGCCGCACAGCTCGGCAGCAGCGCGTTCAACGGCACGAACTCGACCGCCCGTACGTTGTCCGGGATCTTCGGGTCGTCGGCGAGCTGCCTGCGGTTGAGGGTGGCGATCACCTCGATGTCGAGGTCGGCCACGGCGTCGAACAGGTCGACGACGGATGCCTCGATCCCGTGCGACTCCCGGTGCGACACGCCCAGGGTCAGGCAGACCCGCGGCCGGGTCGGCGGCTCGTTCATCCAGTCCGGGATGCGGGACGGACCGTTGTAGGGCACGTGCCGGATCGGCACGTAGTGGACGTCCGCCGGCGGGTGGTAGACCCAGGGCGGCATCGGATCGATGGTCCACTGCCCGAGCGCGATCTCCTCGTCGAACTCGTGGCCGTAGCGCTGGAGCTTCGGACCCAGCCAGTCGGCGAGCGGGTCGTTCAACGATTCCGGTGCGGCCTCGTCGCGTACCTTCCGGAAGGCCGCCCGGATCTGGCCCAGCCCGTCGGCGCCGAACAGCAGGCGCGCGTGCGCCGCGCCGCTGATCCGGGCGGCCACCCCGCCGGCCAACGCCAGCGAGTTCCAGATGATCAGATCGGGCTTCCAGCTCTGGGCGTACTCGATGAAGTCGTCGAACAGCGGATCCGGGCAGACCAGCGGAAAGAAGCCCGAGGAGATCGACGCCAGGTGGCCGTGCGGGTCCTCCGGAAAGGTGCCCTGGACGGGCTTCTCCCACCGCTGCGGGCGCGACTCGCCCGGCTTCGCCGGCTCCGCCGGTCCGAGCTTCTCGCTGATCCGCAGCACCTGACCGACCGGCACCGGAGTGAACCCGGTCTGCGCCACGTCGTCGGCCAGGTCCGGCTGGCTGGCGACGCGTACCTGGTGCCCCGCGATCTGGAGGGCCCAGGCCAGCGGGGTCATCGCGTACAGGTGCGACTTGTTGATTCCGGCTAGGAAGAGTACGCGCATGGGTGTCCTCCCCGCGTGCAGCGATCGGTCATCGGTTCAGTGCCAGGGGGAGCGACCCGAGGCCGCGCATGATGTTCGGCCCGCCGATTCGCCAGTCCAACTCCTCCGGCGGGCAGGCAAGCGCCATGTTCGGGAAGTTGTCCAGCAGAGCGCGGAACGCGATCTGACCCTCGATCCGGGCCAGGGGCGCGCCGATGCAGTAGTGGATGCCGTGGCCGAAGGCGATGTGCGGGTTCTCCTCGCGGGCGATGTCGAGGCGGTCCGGCGCGTCGAACCGCGTCGGGTCGCGGTCCGCCGCGGCCAGGACGATGTTGACCGCGCTGCCCTCCGGGATGGTGACGCCGGCGATCTCGATGTCCTCGGTGGTGAACCGCATCGGCACCCGCTCGATCGGGCCGTCGTAGCGCAGCAGCTCGTCGATTGCCGCCGGCATCAGCTCGGGCCGGTCGCGCAGCAGTTGGATCTGGTCCGGGTGGCGGAGCAGGGCCACCGTGCCGTTGCCGATGAGGTTGACGGTGGTCTCGTGGCCGGCGACGAGCAGCAGCTTGATCATGCCGAGCAGTTCGCGTTCCGAGAGCTGGTCCGCCTTGCCCGGCACGATCAACGCGCTGAGCATGTTGGGCTGTGCGTCGTAGTCGAGGTCCGGGTCGACCTCGGCCCGCAGCTTGCTGACCAGGTCGGTCAGGTACCGGTCCATGTTCTGGTTGCCCTGCCGCCGGCTCTCGACACCCTCCTTGGTCATGGGTGACGCGAGCAGCATCCGGGTCCAGGTACCGAAGTCGTCGCGGTCCTCACCGGGGATGCCGAGCAGTTCGCAGATCACGGTGATCGGCAGCGGGTACGCCAGCGCGGTGATCAGGTCCACCTCGCTCTTGGTCGCCATCGCCGCGATCAGCTCGTCGGTGATCTCCTGGACCCGTGGCCGCAGCAGGTCGATCCGGCGACGGGTGAAGGCCATGCTGATCAGGCGGCGTTGCCGGGTGTGGTCGGGCGGGTCGCTGTTGAGCATGTTGGCGCCGAGCGGTCCTTCGTCCCCGACTCCGGCGGCCATCATCTTCGCCCATTGGGGCGCGCGTTTCGGGTCCTTCGAGAATCGGGAATCGGCGAGCGCGGCCCGGGCGTCCTCGTAGCGGGTGATCAGCCAGATCTCCGAGCCCATCGGCCCGCTGACGTGGTAGACCGGCGCGTCCTGTCGCAGTTGGGCGTAGCTCAGGTAGGGGTTCGACTGGAAGTCCTTGCTGAACAGGTCGACCGAGGTCATTTGGTAGCCATCCCTGAGAGGAGCGAATGCGGACATGAGACCTTTGCGCCGGACGAATCAGGGTGTCGTGGGGACGAGCTACGCCCGATGTTCGGCAGTCCTCCCGATACATCCTCGGGGTGGGCGGTCCAGGACCGCATCTCTTGGGTTGCGGTCTCACTTGTCGGGACCGAGCGGGCCCGCCGACGCGCCGAACGCAGCCCGTTCGTCGGGCCGTCGGCGCCCGCCCTGCGATACGCTGGTGCCGGTCGGTTGATACCGCAGGCAGCGGCAACCGACCATAAACGGCGGTCATTGTGTTACACGCATTCTCTGCCACGCGCCGGATCGCATTCGGGCGGGCGCTTTGGTTGGCGGTCCTGAAACCGGCGGGCACCTGTTAAGCGATGGAGGGCGTTTCGTGAGCGGCATCGGAGCGGACACGAGCAGGTCCGAGCAGAGCACCGTCGTCGACGCCGTACGGGTGGGTGACGAACTGGCGTTCACCGATCTCAGCGAGCGATACCGGCGCGAGTTGCAGGTGCACTGCTACCGGATGCTCGGTTCGTTCGACGACTCGGAGGACCTGGTCCAGGAGACGTTCCTGCGCGCCTGGCGCAGGCGGGAGAGCTTCCAGGGACGATCCACCTTCCGGGCCTGGCTGTACCGGATCGCCACGAACGCCTGCCTGGACTTCCTCGAACGCCACCAGCGCCACGCGCGTCAGCCGTTCGCCCCGGTCGGGGGCGGCCTCGCGGGCGTGGACCGGCTGCCGTTGCCGCAGGTCGAGGTGCCCTGGTTGCAGCCGTACCCGGACCGGTTGCTCGAACCGGTGGCGCCGTCCGAGGTCCAGCCGGACGCGGCGGTCGTCGCCAAGGAGACGATCGAGCTGGCCTTCCTCGCCGCGATCCAGCACCTGCCGCCCAAACAGCGGGCGGTGCTGATCATGCGGGACGTGCTCGGCTGGTCGGCCAATGACACGGCGGCGTTGCTGGACGGCACCGTCGCGGCGGTCAACAGCGCGCTGCAACGGGCGAGGGCCACGCTCAAGCTCCACCTGCCGGAGCGGCGGATCGAGTGGTCGTCGTCCACCGACCCGAGCGAGGAGGAACGGGCGGTGTTGCAGCGCTATGTCGAGGCGACCGAGCGGGCCGACATGGTCGGGCTGGCGGCGCTGCTGCGGGAGGACGCCCGGTTCACGATGCCGCCCAAGCCGACCTGGTTCGAGGGGCGGTCGGCCATCATCGCGAGCTGGGCGCCGGCGATGGTCGGTCCCGGGGCGTGGCCGGGCTGGCGGCACGTGCTCACCCGGGCCAACCGGCAGCCGGCGGCCGCCTGCTACGTACGCGGGCCGGGCGAGTCCGCGTACCGGGCGCTGGGTCTGGACGTGCTGCGGATCGAGGGTGGCGTGGTAGCGGAGATCACCACCTTCCAGCCGCAGGTCTTCCCCGCCTTCGGGCTGCCGCTGACGCTCTGATGGACGGCGGCCGGGGCGACCGTGTCTCCTTTCTCAACCGGCGGCTCCCGCCGTCGTTCGAGCTGCTGGTGATCGTCGTCGCGCCCGGACGCACCCCCGAGGTCGACGACACGGACTGGCGCCGCGCCATCGTGGTGATCGAGTACGGCGAGGTCGAGATCGAGTACGCCGACGGCGGCCGGCAGCGGTACGGGCGCGGCGACGTGCTGTGCCTGGACGGGGTGTCGCCGTTCGTGATCCGTAATCAGGAGCGGGAGCCCGCGGTGCTGGCCGCCGTCTCCCGCCGTGACCAGCCAACCGGTCCGCGCTGAGGCCCGTTTTCGATCGGCTTCCGTCGAAGCGATGAGTTTTTCCGGCCACCACCGTCTCAAGTAGGGCCACGTCGGAACGACGGCCGAGGGAGATGGTCCGGGATGAGATAACGCCACATGTTCGACCAGTAGTTGGTCTTCGTCAGCTTATGCCCGTTCTAGAGCGATCTTCGGTGGGTCCGGCGACGACGGTGGCGAGCCGGACCTGGGTTACGACAACGATTCTGCGGGAGAGACACGGATGAAGTTACCGAAAACAGTCAGTCGGGAAGAGTGGGTCGCCGCCCGAGGAGAACTGCTGGTCAAGGAGAAGGAACTGACCCGGGCGCGGGACGCGCTGAGTGCCCTTCGGCGCGAGCTGCCAATGGTCAAGATCGACAAGGAGTACGTCTTCGAGGGGCCGAACGGCAAGACGGACCTGCTGGGTCTGTTCGACGGCCGTAGCCAGCTCATCGTCCGGCACTTCATGTTCCATCCGAACTGGAGCGAGGGTTGCGTCGGCTGCTCACTCCAGGTCGACAACCTGGGCCACCCGGCTCACCTGCACGCCCGGGACACCAATTTGGTGCTGGTGTCCCGCGCACCGCTGGCCAAGCTGGAGGCGTTCCGGCAGCGGATGGAATGGACGGCGCCCTGGTTCTCGTCGTTCGGCAGCGACTTCAACCCCGACTTCGGGGTCACCGTCAACGATTCCGAAACCTCGGGACTGAGTGTCTTCCTCCGTGACGGCACGGACATCTTCCACACGTACTCGTCGTTCTCCCGTGGCGGAGACGCGCTGATCAACATCTACAACTACCTCGACCTGACCCCGCTGGGGCGGCAGGAAGAGGAGCTGGACTACCCGCAGCAGTGGTGGCGGCACCACGACCGGTACGACGAGTAACACCCGCTCGCGCCCCCCGTACTCATCAGCTCGAACTGTTCACAGAAGGGTTTTCCATGGACGCGAACACGGCAATTCCGGAAGCCGGGCCCAAGGCCGGCCGCCGGGAGTGGCTGGGTCTGGCGGTGCTGGCTCTGCCAACCCTGCTGCTGTCGCTGGACCTCAGCGTGTTGCACCTGGCGCTGCCGCAGTTGAGTGCCGATCTCGGCGCGGGCAGCATCCAGCAGTTGTGGATCATCGACATCTACGGCTTCATGATCGCCGGCTTCCTGATCACGATGGGTAGCCTCGGCGACCGGATCGGCCGCCGGAAACTGATGTTGATCGGCGCGGCACTCTTCGCCGTCGCCTCGGTGGCGGCCGCGCTCTCCACCTCGCCCGAGATGTTGATCGTGACCCGGGCGCTGATGGGCATCGCCGGTGCCACCCTGATGCCATCCACCCTGGCACTGATCATGAACATGTTCCACGACCCGGCCCAGCGCGGATCGGCCATCGGGGTGTGGGTGGCGTGCTTCATGGGCGGCATGGCCCTCGGCCCCCTGATCGGCGGGACGGTCCTCCAGTTCTTCTGGTGGGGCGCGGTGTTCCTGCTGGCGGTTCCGGTGATGGTGCTGTTGCTGGTGGCGGGCCCGGTGCTGCTGCCGGAGTTCAGGGACGAGAGTTCGAGCGGCCGGATCGACCTGCTCAGCGTTGCGCTGTCCCTGGGCACGATCCTGTCCACCGTGTACGGCATCAAGGAACTGGCCAAGGACGGCGTGCAGCCGGTCCCGGTGGCGGCCATCGTGGTCGGCCTGGTCCTGGGTGTGCTGTTCGTGCTCCGGCAGAACCGCCTCGCCGAGCCGCTGATCGACCTGCGCCTGTTCAAGATCAAGTCGTTCAGCGGGGCCCTGGTGATCGCGCTGTTCGGCGCGTCCGTCGGTGGCGGGACCATCCTGGTCGTCAACCTCTACCTCCAGACGGTCGAGGGGCTCACGCCGCTGCGGGCCGGTCTGCTGACGCTGCCCTCCGGCTTCGCCATGGTGGCCGCCGCGATGATCGCCCCGGCGATCGCCCGTACGGTCCGCCCGGCCTACGTGGTCGCGGTCGGACTGCTCGTCGCGGCCGGCGGATACCTGATGCTGACCCAGGTGGACACCGGTGGCGGAGTGGTCCTCCTGGTCATCGCCCTCATCCTGAGCAGCGCCGGCAGCGGGCCGCAGGCCGCGCTGAGCACCGAGCTGGTGCTCCGGTCCGCACCGCCGGAGAAGGCCGGCTCGGCCGCCTCCGTCTCCGAGACCGGCGGCGAACTCGGCATGGCCCTCGGCTTCGCGGTGATGGGCAGCATCGCCACCGCCGTGTACGGCAGCGCGCTGAGCGGGAACCTGCCCAGCGCCGCCGGTGAGGAGGCGACGCGGAGCGCGGAGGAGAGCATCGTCGGTGCGCTCACCGCGGCCGGGCAACTTCCCGGCGAGGTCGGTGCCGAACTGCTCCAGAGCGCTCGTGACGCGTTCACCACCGGCATGCAC is a window of Micromonospora sp. NBC_01699 DNA encoding:
- a CDS encoding MFS transporter, whose translation is MDANTAIPEAGPKAGRREWLGLAVLALPTLLLSLDLSVLHLALPQLSADLGAGSIQQLWIIDIYGFMIAGFLITMGSLGDRIGRRKLMLIGAALFAVASVAAALSTSPEMLIVTRALMGIAGATLMPSTLALIMNMFHDPAQRGSAIGVWVACFMGGMALGPLIGGTVLQFFWWGAVFLLAVPVMVLLLVAGPVLLPEFRDESSSGRIDLLSVALSLGTILSTVYGIKELAKDGVQPVPVAAIVVGLVLGVLFVLRQNRLAEPLIDLRLFKIKSFSGALVIALFGASVGGGTILVVNLYLQTVEGLTPLRAGLLTLPSGFAMVAAAMIAPAIARTVRPAYVVAVGLLVAAGGYLMLTQVDTGGGVVLLVIALILSSAGSGPQAALSTELVLRSAPPEKAGSAASVSETGGELGMALGFAVMGSIATAVYGSALSGNLPSAAGEEATRSAEESIVGALTAAGQLPGEVGAELLQSARDAFTTGMHVVAAISAVLLVGLALIAVVTLRHAPPTGAAPEAEEADADEPAVQVGG
- a CDS encoding sigma-70 family RNA polymerase sigma factor, yielding MSGIGADTSRSEQSTVVDAVRVGDELAFTDLSERYRRELQVHCYRMLGSFDDSEDLVQETFLRAWRRRESFQGRSTFRAWLYRIATNACLDFLERHQRHARQPFAPVGGGLAGVDRLPLPQVEVPWLQPYPDRLLEPVAPSEVQPDAAVVAKETIELAFLAAIQHLPPKQRAVLIMRDVLGWSANDTAALLDGTVAAVNSALQRARATLKLHLPERRIEWSSSTDPSEEERAVLQRYVEATERADMVGLAALLREDARFTMPPKPTWFEGRSAIIASWAPAMVGPGAWPGWRHVLTRANRQPAAACYVRGPGESAYRALGLDVLRIEGGVVAEITTFQPQVFPAFGLPLTL
- a CDS encoding DUF899 domain-containing protein, giving the protein MKLPKTVSREEWVAARGELLVKEKELTRARDALSALRRELPMVKIDKEYVFEGPNGKTDLLGLFDGRSQLIVRHFMFHPNWSEGCVGCSLQVDNLGHPAHLHARDTNLVLVSRAPLAKLEAFRQRMEWTAPWFSSFGSDFNPDFGVTVNDSETSGLSVFLRDGTDIFHTYSSFSRGGDALINIYNYLDLTPLGRQEEELDYPQQWWRHHDRYDE
- a CDS encoding activator-dependent family glycosyltransferase — translated: MRVLFLAGINKSHLYAMTPLAWALQIAGHQVRVASQPDLADDVAQTGFTPVPVGQVLRISEKLGPAEPAKPGESRPQRWEKPVQGTFPEDPHGHLASISSGFFPLVCPDPLFDDFIEYAQSWKPDLIIWNSLALAGGVAARISGAAHARLLFGADGLGQIRAAFRKVRDEAAPESLNDPLADWLGPKLQRYGHEFDEEIALGQWTIDPMPPWVYHPPADVHYVPIRHVPYNGPSRIPDWMNEPPTRPRVCLTLGVSHRESHGIEASVVDLFDAVADLDIEVIATLNRRQLADDPKIPDNVRAVEFVPLNALLPSCAAIVHHGGTQTFAAAMENAVPQLIVPSAYWTEKWWGPVAEGNGLERRGAGVYVADSDFLTVDMLREELVRVLNNPSYKENAVKIRDERLGTPTANELVPQLERLTARHRGLG
- a CDS encoding acyltransferase family protein, with amino-acid sequence MTGLRFVAALLVFLYHTSQFVTPVPPNLPATPFADPDWQAGYAKVLAGGGFVGVSFFFILSGFVLTWSTRPGDSGWSFLRRRLLKIYPTHIVTWAIAMILFAAAFTPVSTWLPNLLLLHPFFPDALMSISVNPPSWSLGCELLFYLLFPLLIHPIRRIADSRLWAWAGATVLGGFAVVLTTLYVIPDTPKGPFIPELSMQQFWFGYFFPPARVFEFVLGMLLARIVIAGLWPRIGVLSATGMATGGYSLSLSLPTAYAFSFATMVPLGILICAAAVADREGRRTLLASRPMQWLGDVSFGFYMAQGIVLYHGRALFGDNQQYGTGVAIAVILAFLVANVIAGWLLFVTVERPVMRRWGRRKSPPPAAVPPPAPTPATGSEVGSPALRD
- a CDS encoding cytochrome P450 family protein yields the protein MTSVDLFSKDFQSNPYLSYAQLRQDAPVYHVSGPMGSEIWLITRYEDARAALADSRFSKDPKRAPQWAKMMAAGVGDEGPLGANMLNSDPPDHTRQRRLISMAFTRRRIDLLRPRVQEITDELIAAMATKSEVDLITALAYPLPITVICELLGIPGEDRDDFGTWTRMLLASPMTKEGVESRRQGNQNMDRYLTDLVSKLRAEVDPDLDYDAQPNMLSALIVPGKADQLSERELLGMIKLLLVAGHETTVNLIGNGTVALLRHPDQIQLLRDRPELMPAAIDELLRYDGPIERVPMRFTTEDIEIAGVTIPEGSAVNIVLAAADRDPTRFDAPDRLDIAREENPHIAFGHGIHYCIGAPLARIEGQIAFRALLDNFPNMALACPPEELDWRIGGPNIMRGLGSLPLALNR